The nucleotide window TACTTTCGAATAGCAAAAAAAATTTTGAAATAATAAAAAACCCAAAATTAGGGGTTAGTTTTTCTAGGAATATTGGAATAGAAGCCTCAAAAGGTGAATATATATATTTTCTGGATTCAGATGATTATCTTTTAGAAAAAGAAGCTTTGGAAAACGCATACAAACTTGCTAAAGTTAACGATTTAGATATAGTACATTTTGGATTCAATAGAGTAGATGAAGAAGGTAAAATAAAAGTTCCATATAATAGATTTTATAAATATATAACTTCAATTGAAAGTGGTAATCAGGTACTCGAAAAATATTTAAAAGGTAAAGTTTGGCTATGCACTGGTAATTGCATATATAAAATGAATACCATAAAAAATAATTCTTTATTCTACACTGAAAATTGTAGAGTAGGGGAAGATCAGGAGTTTATCATAAAAACGCTTGTAAATTCTAAAAGAATTTTATCAGTAAACAAAGTTTATATAAATTATCTTTCAAGAAAAGAATCTTTATCAAAAAACTCTTTAATACTTCTTGAAGCAGTTGAGACCTTTGAGAGAATTAAAAGTTATTTGAAATCTCGGGATCAAAACTACGAAAAATTAATTTCGATTATTGATACTCATAAGATCCCTTATTTAATCGTCAGGGCTATTATTAAAGCTTCACTTATTGAAGGTGATTCTTCCATTGTAGAAAAATCATTAAATGAAAATAATAAGTATAAGACTTATTTAAAAAAAACAAAGTTCGGTTTTATTCCTTATTATTTTGGAACTTATATGGCCGCTAAGAGTTTTCTATTTTTTCCAAAATTTTTTTATAAAGCTATTCATTTGTTTTCGAAAATTTTAAGCTATTGATTAATAACAAATAATATTAGAATTAATTGAATAATATTTTTATAACTTGCGGGTGAAAATATGATTTTGGCTTTTTTATATTCTCTACAACATATTGTTTTTTTGTTAATCCACGACAAGAGATATAAACATTTTTTCATATTTTTTTCTTTAATTGTTTTTATATTAATTTATATTTTAAAACCGGACACGTACGATATACCTGCCTACGTTGCTTCGGTTGATTACCCGTATTTTGAACCTTTGTTTTCACTTTTAATCATAATATTGAGACCTTTTCTAAGCAACAGAAATGTTATCCTAGTAATCCAATTTTTAATAGGGGTATTAACATTTTTTGTTATAAATATTTATACAAAAGATTATAAAAACAGAGTTGATAAAAAAGTATCTTATATTCTAGCTTTTTTTTCCGTTGCTTTTACACTAGGTGTGAATAATGGTTTAAGACAATACATGGCAAGTTTAATAGTCTTCATATCTATTTGGTTTTTTTTAAATAATAAAATTATTTTATCTTTATTAGTTTTTTGTTTTGCACCTATGATCCATTTAAGTTCTTCAATGTTTTATTTTCTAGTTATAACTATAATATATGTTTCTAAAAAGCGGTTTTTTTCAAAAATAAGAAGAACATTATCTATTTTAAGCTTCAATCTTCATATAAATCTTTTAAAAACTTTAATTTTTATTTCCAGTATTATCTTAATAATTCTACTACCTGTAATAGTAAGTTATACTCCGTATGCTAGTTACCTTAATCGAAATATTGTAGAAGGTAGAGTAGATTTTACCATAAAATATTTTCCTATTCTATTAAGTTTTGTTATTAGTGAATATTTTTTTGGAAAGATTAAGAAAGAAGATTATATTTTTTCACAACTTAGAATCATACGTACGTTTTTTATAGTTTTTATGTTTTTCTTTATTTTCTTTAATTCTTTGAACGAATTAGCTTCTCGAGTTCTAAGTTTTTATTTCAGTTTAGAAATGATTGTTTTGTCTTTATCTTATGTAAAAGGATATAAAACCGGGGCTATAGTAATCAATTTGAGTTATGCTTTTGCTATCAACGCTATTAATGTTATCGGAAGGATATGAATTTATACTATTCCTAAAATTATGAGAAAAAAGGAGTAATAATGAACAATAAAAAAGTATTATTGATTTCTGGTATAGTCGGACCATTAAAATCTAGTAATAACTCTTTCACGAATACCGTAAAGGGATATTTAAACAATGGATTCAAAGTTTATCATTTCGCTTTCTATAATAAAAGAAACACAAAATATGAACTATTTGAATTGCTGGAAAATAAAAATTATAAGTTTTTTGGTATACCATATTTTGTATCTTACTTTTTGAACGGTAAAAGGAGAAATAAGAAAAGAGGAAAAAATGATTATATTATAGAGAGTATTCATCCAAACGAAGTAATTAAACCAAATTCTGAAATTTCTAAAACTCAATATTTTTTTAATTTATTTTATAGTATATTTGAAAGTATTAGATTATTATTATTTTCTCCTTTTATCCGTCCAGACATTATTTATGCATATGAGATATTTGGAGTAAATCCTGGTTATTTCATAGCCAAAATACTTAATAAACCACTAATTAAAAGATTTCAAGGTACTTTTATTGATAAAGATAATATAAATTCAAAAAAAACACTATTTCACAAAAAGGCATATGAGAAAGATTGTACTTTAAATATTATGACCAATGATGGAACCAAAGGAGATGAAGTATTAAGAAAATTAGGTTTTAGTGAAGAAAAAATACTTTTCTTGATTAATGGTTTGGATGAAAGAATCAGAAAAAGTATTCGCGAAAAGGATTTGGAAAAATTTAAATTAAAATTGGATTTAGGTGATAAAGACTTAGTTCTTGGTATATTTAATAGATTTTATCCGTTCAAAAGGATTGACCGTGCTGTTTATCTCTTGAAGGAATTAAAGGAAGAGTTAGATAATCCATATTTGCTTATTGGGGGAATGGGGGGACCAACAGAATCAACTATCAGAAAAATGGTGAAAAATTTTCACCTTGAAGATAACGTGAAATTTCTCGGAGAAATACAATATGATGATATGTTTTTATATTATAAGGTTTGTGATGTGATATTACTTTTAAATGATTATGCCAACACAGGGAACCAACTTTTAGAAGCTGCGTATTTAGGCAAGCAAACTATTGCAGTTGATGATGAAAATAACTCAAAAATTTTTAAATTTGAAAATATTCATTATGTAAATCCATACAATTTTTTAGAAGAATCAGTAAAACTTTCTATGGAGATTTATAAAAATAAAAATAATATTGAAGAAAGGATAAATAATAAAATTCTGTCGTGGGAACAAAGAATGGATATAGAAATCAAGAAAGTAGAAGAAATACTAGGAAAGAATTGTTGAAGAAATCCAATTCAAGAGAGGAAGGCCTTAATTTCTTTATTATTTTATGAATTGACAGTTTTATAAGGCGTGATCAAAAGAAAATCCATAAAAATTACTAAGTTAATTAGCCTTATAGGCAATTTATGATTTGTTTTTCAAAAAAACAAAATCTTATATAGAGGGAAGGGAGAAAAATTTGAAACTAATCAGTCTAATAGGCGCTCGTCCACAAATAATTAAAGAAGCAATTTTAAATCAAGAATTAGAAAAAGAAGGAATAGAAGAAATCCTGGTTCATTCTGGACAACATTATGACTTTAACATGTCTGATGTATTTTTCAAAGTTTTAAATATAAAAAAAGCTAATTACAATTTAGGAATAGGTTCAGGAACACATGCAGAAATGACTGGCAAAACAATGATAGAATTTGAAAAGGTAGTACTAAAAGAACGCCCTGATATTATACTAGTATATGGAGACACAAACACCACCTTAGCTGGAGCATTAGTTGGCTCAAAGTTAAAAATCCCAGTTGCACATGTAGAAGCAGGTATAAGGCAAGAACCAAAGGATATGCCAGAAGAGATAAATAGAGTACTAACAGACCATGTATCTAAGTACTTATTCTGTCCTTCTAAATTAGCTATGAATAACCTAAAAAAAGAAAACATAAAAGAAGGAGTATATTTTACAGGAGATATAATGTATGATCTTTTTTTAAAGATGAAACCATACTTTGATGAAAGTATTATCAACAAATTAGTTTAGAAGAAAATAAATATAGTAGTAACCACAATACACAGAGACTTCAACACAGATAACAAATCAAATTTANAAGCTATATTGAAAAGAGTTAGACAAAATATCAAAAGAGATAAAAGGTTGTATTTCCTATACATCCAAGAACAAAGAAACGAATAGAAGAATTTGATTTAAAACAATACACAAAAAACATCTTAATGNTAGAACCTCTTGATTATTTAAGTATGATGGGGCTAGTTCAAAAAA belongs to Petrotoga sp. 9PW.55.5.1 and includes:
- a CDS encoding glycosyltransferase family 2 protein, whose protein sequence is MSSSIAVSVIIPTYNSEKYVKKCLNSVIIQTLNNIEIIIIDNISIDNTVRVAKDILSNSKKNFEIIKNPKLGVSFSRNIGIEASKGEYIYFLDSDDYLLEKEALENAYKLAKVNDLDIVHFGFNRVDEEGKIKVPYNRFYKYITSIESGNQVLEKYLKGKVWLCTGNCIYKMNTIKNNSLFYTENCRVGEDQEFIIKTLVNSKRILSVNKVYINYLSRKESLSKNSLILLEAVETFERIKSYLKSRDQNYEKLISIIDTHKIPYLIVRAIIKASLIEGDSSIVEKSLNENNKYKTYLKKTKFGFIPYYFGTYMAAKSFLFFPKFFYKAIHLFSKILSY
- a CDS encoding EpsG family protein, which produces MAFLYSLQHIVFLLIHDKRYKHFFIFFSLIVFILIYILKPDTYDIPAYVASVDYPYFEPLFSLLIIILRPFLSNRNVILVIQFLIGVLTFFVINIYTKDYKNRVDKKVSYILAFFSVAFTLGVNNGLRQYMASLIVFISIWFFLNNKIILSLLVFCFAPMIHLSSSMFYFLVITIIYVSKKRFFSKIRRTLSILSFNLHINLLKTLIFISSIILIILLPVIVSYTPYASYLNRNIVEGRVDFTIKYFPILLSFVISEYFFGKIKKEDYIFSQLRIIRTFFIVFMFFFIFFNSLNELASRVLSFYFSLEMIVLSLSYVKGYKTGAIVINLSYAFAINAINVIGRI
- a CDS encoding glycosyltransferase family 4 protein, which codes for MNNKKVLLISGIVGPLKSSNNSFTNTVKGYLNNGFKVYHFAFYNKRNTKYELFELLENKNYKFFGIPYFVSYFLNGKRRNKKRGKNDYIIESIHPNEVIKPNSEISKTQYFFNLFYSIFESIRLLLFSPFIRPDIIYAYEIFGVNPGYFIAKILNKPLIKRFQGTFIDKDNINSKKTLFHKKAYEKDCTLNIMTNDGTKGDEVLRKLGFSEEKILFLINGLDERIRKSIREKDLEKFKLKLDLGDKDLVLGIFNRFYPFKRIDRAVYLLKELKEELDNPYLLIGGMGGPTESTIRKMVKNFHLEDNVKFLGEIQYDDMFLYYKVCDVILLLNDYANTGNQLLEAAYLGKQTIAVDDENNSKIFKFENIHYVNPYNFLEESVKLSMEIYKNKNNIEERINNKILSWEQRMDIEIKKVEEILGKNC
- a CDS encoding UDP-N-acetyl glucosamine 2-epimerase — translated: MKLISLIGARPQIIKEAILNQELEKEGIEEILVHSGQHYDFNMSDVFFKVLNIKKANYNLGIGSGTHAEMTGKTMIEFEKVVLKERPDIILVYGDTNTTLAGALVGSKLKIPVAHVEAGIRQEPKDMPEEINRVLTDHVSKYLFCPSKLAMNNLKKENIKEGVYFTGDIMYDLFLKMKPYFDESIINKLV